The stretch of DNA GCTCAATTATGTCAGATACTGACACTGTACCcatgagtatctgccgataccaagCCAATACCCTCTTTTTGTTGGTCTTAGACTACTAAGCtactaaataaaatacaattatcTGGATGCTCACCTTCACACAATACAAAATGCCACTGTACCCTTGCAAGTAAAAcacttgcattaaaaaaatctgtactttatttgtattttcccCATTGACTTCAAAATAACTCCACACAACTGACATAGTGTTTCAAGGTGCTCATTTGTGTTGGTGTTTGTAGTGTTTTGGAGTGATGAATAAAAATATGGAACATAATTCTATCTCATACATAATTAAACTTATGTATGTAATTCTTTGAATGATCTGATGAGACATATATCAAAAAATATTTGATGGAAGTCAACTGCAAGAGTTTTTGTACAAGTTTCATCATGTCCTATAGGGAATAAAGAGGTAGACAAGGCTTGCAATGAGGAGATGGCATGTCATGTCCAGATATGAAGGACACAGATCAAACCCCTTTATCGGCAAACTAAAGCCAAAGTTTCAGTACTGTGGGACTCTTTTCTCTTCAAAACACAAACGGCAAACCACAATAAAATCTATACATGTTAAATCGATACTGCAGTGTTGTGTAATTTAACCAGGGTTGTATTAGGTTTGAATCACACATCCAATGTGCAGTGACGCCGTCAGATACTATGAACACTGGGTACACAGTGAGCAGGTGTATTATAGATTATATAGTGAGCACCAACTATGCACTTGTTCAGAGTGTGGAGGAGCTTTAACTTTATTTACCACTATTATAAGAGTCTGATTCGGGGTCACAGCCTCTAACAAACATTAACAGGAAGTACTATACTAGTACTAtactgctgccatgttttggTGCAGCCTCAAGCTTAAACATTCAGAAAAGCAACATCTTGCACTACTCCTATCCATCAGTACTGTGTGATGATTAAGCACTTTACAAATGTATCCTCTACAAATAAACACTCAAAAGCTCTCTGTAATTTTTGTCATCTTTCTAATATGAGAAAATATAAGATGATAAACTTGTCTACATTGACAGTGTCCTCTGTGATACCCGCAGGGTGAGATGTCACAGGGAGACTCTCAAGACGACCGTTTCTGGAgatattctttattttattaacattttCCTGTAGTTTTCAGCTCTATGAAACTGAGTCTGTATAGTGACTGCTTCTACATTTAGTTATTTTAAAACAGAATTAAATATGAAAAGGAGCATTCACAGGATACCAAAAAATAGTGtcagtaatatatatatatataacataaataATTTCCCTCTACTGCAGCTTCAGCATTTAAATGATTTCAACAAAATCTGTGCAGACTCTTCATTAAATTCACTTTATCGaagtaaaatatttgttttatgaaTTTTTGATCGATCAGGTTAAGCCAGAGGCTCCTAAACTGGAGGGAGCACTGGCGGCGGGGGTTACCCATCAGTTCCACTGGCACGTAAGCGACACATCGTGGCGCCATCGAGTTTTCAACACTCCAAATCCGGTCAATATGTGAGGTTCCACCAGACGCATTACGGCCTGTTTCAGAAGCATCAGCACCGACCCTCTGCCATGCTAACAATATATATCCAGATATTGCAAATCTGTAGCGCCCAAAATTCGTCAATTACACCAACCAAATCACGCtggcaggaagtcaggcaccagaacagcagagagaaggtggattttcaaattaaaatgcatcACTGTGTGTCATGCAACATGAAAATACTCTTCTCTACACAAGAGGGGCCCacagaaaaagcagcagcactgggTTAAGCAAAGGGCATCCAtacaaatgaggaaaaaaaagtatcTAATTCATATTGGTATTGGCAGATTCTGAAGGATGTGGTATCAGACATGAAAAATGGATATTATTCCTAGTAATAATGACAATATAATACTTATTAAATGTATTCGCAAAATTACAGAAGCTAATTTCACTTTTTACATTGTAAGGCTGATATAGACTACTAGAAAAAAACTCTATTTATCCTACTTTGTGTTTAAGATGCACCACACAATACAGTCAGGCAAAAGGGCCTGATGGCTTTCTGAAAGTTCTAATTTTCAAGATACCTCAACACatgaatgttattttaaaaagtgaatCTTTATAGAAATATCAACTACGGTACtaaaacaaaatgcatttttttcctgtcaagGACAGATGATGTGCACAACTAAAAGGTAGGTGACTCTGTGAGCGTATCCAGTGAAATTTTAAAAGCCCAATATCTGAGTGGACAAGGGCAACATTTTTGTAATATGTTTATATATCAAGGACTGATGCAGAATGTTTCTTTTAGACTGGTATGTAGGAGAaagatgtttttattgcacacaaACATCAGCCAATTTCACTTATTAGCTCTTCCTTTTGATTTAGGAAACACTAATTAGTGAGATCAGGTCTTGTGGTACAAGGCAGTGCTTTTCAGCACAAAACCAATTGCAGCCCTTTATCAAAATATTGAAAGGAAAGCTCTGTGTGAAATTTTACTAGCATCCCTCAACGCAATCAACTGAACCATTGTCTGCTGGTGTTGCAAGAAAAAGAGGCATCCTAGcccatttctttgttttatccCACTGAATACTAATGACATGCATGAAGTTAGTAAAATTCCAAATCATGCCAACAAAACATACCTGCAGAGAGTTAGTAACCAGCTGGATACTTACTGTGTCATCACTTCGATAGGGGTTGAGTTTGTTGTACACCGCTTCAATAACACTTCGTCTGaggagaagtaaaaaaaaaatgtttgttttatggaaaataaattaaatgtactCAATTAAACTGAAAATACTAACTAAAAATTACAACGGCATTGTCATTATTCTATCACAACATTCACTTACTTGCTTGCCAACTCTCCTCCAGGAGGGAGATTTGGGATGCTCTCAGATGCTAACGTTCGCATAACATGGACCAAATCCGGGACACCTTCATCCCCTTGCTTTTTGATGATCTCtgttagaaaacaaaacagatttaAACCATTTTACAATCAAGCAAAAGATTAAATCTCCAAAAATATTCACAGATATACACAGGTCAGGGTTTCTTGCAGAAAATCTCTCTTTTTCCCATCCATTACTGTACACTACACCACAAAACCTAAACGAATAGCATATAGGCTATCTTAACATATAACAGATAAGAGTGTTGTAAGAGTGGCATATCTCTGCATGAGTGTGCATGAGAGAGCGTACGAGAGAGGTCGTGTGCCTGTTGCATGCGTACTATCTTTGCATGCGatgcagcagagtttttttttcttggtggtGTCAAGGCACCTATAAAGCTATAAAGCGCTGGTTGTTTTTTGTGCACAAGTTGCACAACACAATGGGTCAAAGTCGGTGTGATCATTGAGAATGTTGTCTCTATGATATCAACAAGATTACTATCAAATCAATCATTTAAAACCGAGACGTTTCACAACCagtttatataaaaaacaagttattttattattatgctATTATTAACTTGTCCTTAATAAGATTATTAGGTGGCACTGGTGCATGTGTCACTTTAATGCCTGTCTGGAAAGATAAACTATACTTTGGCTGAAGGTGAGCAGACAACTGACAGCATTTGGTAACATTATCAGAAAATCAGAGTAATGGGAAGAATAAAAgacaggtgaaaaaaaacagtgcaactaaacaaataaaaacaaagaatttGGAACAGCAAGCAGGTGCCAATCTGCATCATACCAAACACTGAGAACTAGAAGAGACTGGCAGGGGCCAGTGTCTTTTTAATGACATTTCACAAGCATTTGTATTGTTGCTAAAAATGTGGGCCACACATGAACAAAATAATGGTCATGGAGCACCAATTTTAGTTTTCTTTCAGCTTTTAACTCAATAGAATACCATGTTTCATGACAGGTTTATCTTAGCAGCATCACTTTAATGTAAAACCTGAAGAATTTTATTGCACCCTGACAAAATACAATTCCTGCCCTACCTTCTACTCTGGCTTCCAGATATTTGTCCAACTCAGCCTCCCGTTTTACTGCTTCTGGAGATACCTTTGGGGCCCCAGGAAAGCAGATTAGCACAACACTCATATTGTCCCGGCTTCCCtgtggaaaaataaacacagaaatcatATACACTTTGATACCATACAGCGTAGCAAATGTCAGAGGAAAGTTTAAGGACATTGTTGTACCTTGTACAAGCAGGTGTCGACAATTTCATTGCTGACTTTTTCAAGATCATCTGTAACCTCTAGTCTTGACCTCACAAAGTCACACAGTTCTTCGTTGGCCATGACATCCCAAATGCCATCACAAGCTAGTATAATGAATTCATCTTCTGCTTCACATCTCTCTATTGCATAAACTTCAGGCTCTGGAGAAACGAGCTGCTCTGTTGGGCCTTTTCCATGCACACACTTGTAATCGAAGTCTCCTAGAGCCCGAGACACAGCTAGGGATCCATTAACTCGCTGGATCATGACTGAGCCACCTGCGTTTTGGATCCTTTCCTTCTCCAGTGGGTTGCTGGGTTTGTGATCCTGTGTGAAGAAGTGCACAGCTCCGCCCCGGCTGAGAAGCCCCCTTGAGTCGCCACAGTTGATAAAGTAGATATGGCTTGGAGAAATCATCACCCCTACAGCAGTGGAACCACTGCGATCCACACCATGCTTCTTCTCTGAGATGGTGCGCATGTGTTCATCAATTTGCAAGAATCCTGTGCGGATCCCATTCTTCACACTATCCACAGAGGGGTCTTCCTGCAGAGCACTCTGGAAATCTGAATTGCTGGTGATATGCTCCAGCAGGTGCTCACAGCAATACTTGGCTACCTGAGAGCCAGCATGCCCATCATAAACAGCAAAGAATGACCAGAGGTCGAGACCATGAGACAGACCAattactgctgtgtgtgcatcttcCATCTCTACTCGCCAACCCTGCATGCTGCTCAGCCCATATCTCACGTTGTTACCTTCACCATGGGAATTGTATTTTTCCATCTTTGGTTTGTCCAGAAATGCACCCATTGTGTTCCTCTAACAGCCTGTAACACAAATtaaatgacacaaataaattcaGAAATTTGGTGAGTGCAGTGAAATCAGTTCAACATAATATTAAGGTTGTAATAATCCTTCTATGCAAAGCTAAAATTAATCCTGGAAATTACAGAagcaatttgtaaaaaaaaataaaacttatgTATTATGCTGAGCATATGCCCacagtgatatatatataaaaatcacTAAAGCATGTTTTCCATCCATTTGTTTAAAAAGATTAGCATCCTTGAGCTGGGTTCAGACCCCTTCTCTAGTCTAAAAATAGTAGACATGTGTACACATTTGGCTACATATTAGGAGCGCTGCAGCTGCGGATCAAATTGAATCGGTTGACATTAACGCTTAATGTGAAAAAGTTATTAAATTGCATATTAACACACGTGCCATTAAAATATTGTGACCCTAGCAAAGCAGAATAGTTTAAGAAATGAACTAGTCAGCGGTAGTGTGAGTTACGGCCAATGTAACATGCCTGCagagctaacattagctaaccGACTGACCAGTTACACGATAACTACAACACAAAATCTGTCAACCCTTCAACAAACATTAAAGCTGTTAGTGGTTTGAATCTTGAATTAGCTGGGTTGGGATCGAGTGCGCTTATGAATATTTTCCGGGGAAATATCTATAGCAAGTACAGACCACAactcaaataaacaaacagcttTACCTAGTTGTGGGCCTTGACCCTTGTCCCTCACAGCTAACTTTAACAGGCCTGCCTCTACCATGGCTTGCTAACGTAATGTTAAGGCAACCAAAGCTTACGGCCTTGCTAGTGTACTAGCGCTACAAGCTAACATACAGTAGCTAAGACTGCTAACAACCAAACGTTCCTCAACAACTGCTTGCACAAGAGTAAACATTAAATAACTTACCAAATAACCAAAATATACGTTGACAGCAGTGGAAGTCGAGTCAGGGAAAAGGACGGACTGGCCGCAGTCCACACCAGACAGCACACCAACGAAGCTACGGGGTTTACGGCGGTTGAGCTAGGCTAGCTAGCCTGTTAGCTAGCAAGGAGCAGTCGTCACTCAAGACAAGTGCATATAATTTGTTTAAGTCCGGTGGTCCCCTTTTGCGTACGCCCGTGGTGTATTACATTATCTCAGCTGGCGAGCAAAATAATTTTCTAGCGGGCTTTCTTGTGATTTGTGGGCAATAGCTTTGTGCGGCCAAGCCAGGGGGAAGCTGAAAGGTCTGCCCCAGCCTCTCCACTTGACAGCTTGAcagctagctaacgttagcttggTAGAGGCAGAGAGATAGGACCCGGATGTTACAGGTTGCGTATTcgaaaaatgacatcattcgTGAAGAGCTgaggctgctggggctgctACACTAAAACATGTTCATCACAACAATCTGCACATTATGTCACTTATTTAAATTTAGATAGAATGCAGTCTTCACAAAAACATACAGCGTGCTTCCAGAATAGAAAACATTGTTATGAATATTTTTTATAATCGATAAATTCATTAAAGAAAcgacagtgtttttttcatgtctttaaCCCCGAGAtaaaaagggttaaaatcccGAGATAAGAATTCGAGTAATTAGCTTAGATCAACCTAgactaaaaaaagaataaataaaagcatttattaATTTGCTGAGCTGAGCTTGTACATCAGGTACTAATGATAATATTCTTTATTTTAGACATCAAACTGATGTCTAATAATTAAATCATTGTTTTAAGTTTTGGAGAGTAACATATCTCTTACTTTTACTACTCAGTGAACCACAACATTTGCTTTTTGCGGTATAATAGAGCCTTAGGCAGTGCACGCCCTTACACTGAAAATGTTGTAATGTTTCATGCTGCAAAAATGCTCTTTTAGGGCGCTGACTGATCTGCCTCCGAGCTTTAATTTTGAAACACGGAGAGGAAGTGACGTCACATCCTGTGACTGTAGCCAGTTTGTTTTGGTAGTAGTCACCTGCTTGTCGCAGTTATTACAGTTTCTGTCGTCGCTTTTTTAGTCTGTGCGTAGTTCAGGTCTTGAACATGGACTGCTGCATCGTGTCCGCGTTGTGCTTTTTGATACCCGTGTATTTACTTGTTCACTTCGTGTGTTTTATTTTCGCGGATGCAGACTTTACACTTCTGCTGGCAAGTCTGGCAGGACACAAACCAGGTGCGTTAAcctgtgtgctttgtttttttttttacatttctgatcTCTAACATAGACAGTGATCTCTATTACTGGTCTGTTAATGTTTGAGCAGCAAATTAATCTTGGAGCTAACCGAGCCTAGCCTGTGTGTTGACAAGAACTATAGGTTATAATAATTAAGTGTATTTTACCACGTGTAATGTAACAGTAGGCTACCTTTATAACATCAAAGCACTGTGTATTTAGGCAGATTCACACAGACTTATGACATCTAGGGCAACCATAGATTTAGAGTTTGATTAAACTTAATATGGGTCAGAGAGTATAGCTATTATAGCATAACAGCTCTGTTTGAGTAAAAAATCTGTATATTTTGTGATAAGCAGAGGCCAAACTGAGAGGGCTGGTGGTGTGGATCACTGGAGCCTCCAGTGGTATTGGAGAAGAGCTGGCCTATCAGCTGGCAAGGTGTGGGTCGCGTCTCATCTTGTCTGCTCGCCGTGAGGATGAGCTGAACAGAGTGAAACGCCATTGTTTAGGTAACTTTAGGTCTTCAGTCAGTTCAGGTTCAGTGTAACACAGTAACAGTATATTAGGTTTTCACAGGAGTTTGTGTCATTCAGCTGAAC from Parambassis ranga chromosome 22, fParRan2.1, whole genome shotgun sequence encodes:
- the ppm1aa gene encoding protein phosphatase 1A isoform X2, producing MGAFLDKPKMEKYNSHGEGNNVRYGLSSMQGWRVEMEDAHTAVIGLSHGLDLWSFFAVYDGHAGSQVAKYCCEHLLEHITSNSDFQSALQEDPSVDSVKNGIRTGFLQIDEHMRTISEKKHGVDRSGSTAVGVMISPSHIYFINCGDSRGLLSRGGAVHFFTQDHKPSNPLEKERIQNAGGSVMIQRVNGSLAVSRALGDFDYKCVHGKGPTEQLVSPEPEVYAIERCEAEDEFIILACDGIWDVMANEELCDFVRSRLEVTDDLEKVSNEIVDTCLYKGSRDNMSVVLICFPGAPKVSPEAVKREAELDKYLEARVEEIIKKQGDEGVPDLVHVMRTLASESIPNLPPGGELASKRSVIEAVYNKLNPYRSDDTDSASTDDMW
- the ppm1aa gene encoding protein phosphatase 1A isoform X1: MGAFLDKPKMEKYNSHGEGNNVRYGLSSMQGWRVEMEDAHTAVIGLSHGLDLWSFFAVYDGHAGSQVAKYCCEHLLEHITSNSDFQSALQEDPSVDSVKNGIRTGFLQIDEHMRTISEKKHGVDRSGSTAVGVMISPSHIYFINCGDSRGLLSRGGAVHFFTQDHKPSNPLEKERIQNAGGSVMIQRVNGSLAVSRALGDFDYKCVHGKGPTEQLVSPEPEVYAIERCEAEDEFIILACDGIWDVMANEELCDFVRSRLEVTDDLEKVSNEIVDTCLYKGSRDNMSVVLICFPGAPKVSPEAVKREAELDKYLEARVEEIIKKQGDEGVPDLVHVMRTLASESIPNLPPGGELASKRSVIEAVYNKLNPYRSDDTDPDILFFRGFS